Proteins from one Triticum aestivum cultivar Chinese Spring chromosome 7A, IWGSC CS RefSeq v2.1, whole genome shotgun sequence genomic window:
- the LOC123154156 gene encoding uncharacterized protein, with the protein MARHHLLLFLPLLALAFSFVIAAPERQGDAAAFIDGASHRYLRDQPEDQATSMSLGEVSAAVSVLLGFAPPAILPAPSSAKLNKLLLPNPFDRPRSVFLMQLDGSHDYVNGFISDAGSIYKTKIDGAKSAAIELSDKDELIVIRSDESSGLDVLDNELANLATWLAGSYQKADSKLNIPLKSGNSLTLFLTKEADVEFASSLISLLKTIERGIQVHEDFSGGMVSPAELLVCHFTGIKALEDEYGSAEIVKQGAEVVQTALTKAFDQLQGAYNGKIVGLVISAKEASTSLASIIDAPSSLHISRRLAEASKTNATASIAAIYLVRLSLAWITGIILLVSTLIGICLLMNMPLTRDTLLYSNAKID; encoded by the exons ATGGCTCGCCATCACCTCCTTCTCTTCCTCCCTCTTCTCGCGCTTGCCTTCTCCTTTGTCATCGCCGCCCCTGAG AGACAGGGAGATGCCGCGGCCTTCATCGATGGCGCATCGCACCGCTACCTGAGGGATCAGCCAGAGGACCAG GCCACGTCCATGTCACTTGGTGAAGTTTCTGCAGCTGTTTCTGTCTTGCTTGGTTTTGCACCACCTGCCATTCTTCCTGCACCTTCTTCTGCAAAG TTAAACAAGCTGCTACTCCCAAACCCATTTGACAGACCTCGTTCTGTTTTCTTGATGCAACTTGATGGATCCCATG ACTATGTTAATGGCTTCATATCTGATGCCGGCAGTATTTACAAAACCAAGATTGATGGTGCAAAAAGTGCTGCTATAGAGCTTTCAG ATAAGGATGAATTGATTGTCATTCGTTCGGATGAATCTTCTGGATTAGATGTTCTTGATAACGAACTCGCCAACTTG GCAACCTGGTTGGCGGGATCCTATCAGAAAGCTGATAGCAAATTAAACATTCCCTTGAAGAGTGGAAACAGTCTTACTTTGTTCCTCACTAAG GAAGCAGACGTTGAATTTGCATCCAGCTTGATCTCCCTTCTTAAAACCATCGAAAGGGGTATTCAGGTTCACGAAGAtttctcaggaggcatggtgagCCCTGCAGAGTTATTAGTATGCCACTTCACGGGCATTAAG GCTCTGGAAGATGAATATGGTTCCGCAGAAATTGTTAAGCAGGGAGCTGAAGTAGTTCAGACAGCTCTCACAAAAGCATTTGATCAATTGCAGGGAGCATATAATG GAAAAATTGTTGGACTGGTAATATCCGCTAAGGAGGCTTCAACATCCTTGGCATCCATCATCGATGCACCGTCTTCATTGCATATCTCAAGACGGCTTGCAGAAGCATCTAAAACTAATGCTACAGCTTCTATAGCTGCTATATATCTTGTTAGATTGAGTCTTGCATGGATTACAGGGATCATCCTTCTCGTCTCAACTCTCATTGGG ATTTGCTTGCTCATGAACATGCCGCTTACGAGGGACACACTCCTATATTCAAATGCCAAGATTGATTAG